From Desertifilum tharense IPPAS B-1220:
GTTCCCTGGATGACTTGAAGGAGTTTCCTGAAGATGTTCAACAATCTGTTGGATATGCACTGTATCGGGCGCAATGTGGCGAAAAACATTCAAGTGTAAAACCACTTAAAGGTTTTAAGGGAGCATCGGTTCTGGAGGTTGTTCAGGATTTTGACGGGGACACGTATCGAGCAGTTTACACGGTTAAATTTGAAGAAGTTTTATATGTGCTACATGTTTTTCAAAAAAAGTCTAAGCATGGAATTGCAACTCCCAAGCAAGATATTGAACTTATTGAGAAACGCCTAAAGCGTGCAAAAGAGCATCAC
This genomic window contains:
- a CDS encoding type II toxin-antitoxin system RelE/ParE family toxin, with protein sequence MNPTPKPVEWIASSLDDLKEFPEDVQQSVGYALYRAQCGEKHSSVKPLKGFKGASVLEVVQDFDGDTYRAVYTVKFEEVLYVLHVFQKKSKHGIATPKQDIELIEKRLKRAKEHHEHYYKQRLEENRDER